A region of Streptomyces sp. TG1A-60 DNA encodes the following proteins:
- a CDS encoding transglycosylase domain-containing protein — MANKRSGGGLSPTQQAAKFLGVSVLAGAVMAGIALPAIGALGLAAKGSAEGFDELPANLKQPPLSQRTTILDSKGDSIATVYSRDRTVVDLKAISPYMQKAIIAIEDARFYQHGAVDLKGVLRALNRNAQDGGVTEGASTLTQQLVKNVAVEEAGDDPTLVAQATQQTIGRKIRELKYAIQLEEELSKKQILENYLNITFFGQQAYGVEAASQRYFSKSAKDLDVEEAALLAGIVQSPSRYDPVNDPQEATERRNIVLQRMAEVGDISRAEADKARKKPLGLDISKPKNGCITAVKGAGFFCDYVREVFLNDPVFGKTKEDRAKIWNQGGLTIRTTMDPQAQKSVQTSVKRHVNQTDDVATAATIVEPGTGEILAMGQSRPYGLDTKKNETSINLSVDESMGGGAGYQPGSTFKPFVAAAALEDGMSPTKSYSAPYEMEYPSPISVCGGKNWVNTDGTKLTNENESEVGPYSMKKATALSVNTYFVQMIADIGICPVTKMAGKMGVERADGGKIGQNPSIALGTQEMSPLTMANAYATFASRGMYCTPVAIESITQRVGGKSKSLEVPKSTCSRAMSENTADTINTLLRGVVEDGTGTEAGLGSRASAGKTGTTDFRYAAWFVGYTPNMAGAVWVGDPAHKRRMVNITIGGEWHSKVFGGQVPGPIWRDMMSGALEGKPGPDFNYVRIPDDRPADPGRGNDDNGNGGNEDDNGNGDDGFFGGTVGGTFPTPEFSIPEGWIRGQSNGGNNGNGNGGGFG, encoded by the coding sequence ATGGCAAACAAGCGCTCGGGTGGTGGTCTGTCCCCCACACAGCAGGCCGCCAAGTTCCTCGGTGTCAGCGTGCTCGCGGGAGCCGTCATGGCGGGCATCGCGCTGCCCGCGATCGGCGCTCTGGGTCTGGCTGCCAAGGGTTCGGCCGAGGGATTCGACGAGCTCCCGGCCAACCTCAAGCAGCCGCCGCTGAGTCAGCGCACCACCATCCTGGACAGCAAGGGCGACTCGATCGCCACGGTGTACAGCCGCGACCGTACGGTGGTCGACCTCAAGGCCATCTCGCCGTACATGCAGAAGGCGATCATCGCCATCGAGGACGCCCGGTTCTACCAGCACGGCGCGGTCGACCTGAAGGGCGTGCTGCGCGCGCTCAACCGGAACGCCCAGGACGGCGGCGTCACCGAGGGCGCTTCCACACTGACGCAGCAGCTGGTGAAGAACGTCGCGGTGGAGGAGGCCGGTGACGACCCGACGCTGGTCGCCCAAGCCACCCAGCAGACCATCGGCCGCAAGATCCGCGAGCTGAAGTACGCGATCCAGCTCGAAGAGGAACTCAGCAAGAAGCAGATCCTTGAGAACTACCTGAACATCACGTTCTTCGGCCAGCAGGCCTACGGCGTCGAGGCCGCCTCCCAGCGGTACTTCTCCAAGTCCGCGAAGGACCTGGACGTCGAGGAGGCCGCACTCCTCGCCGGCATCGTGCAGTCGCCCAGCCGGTACGACCCGGTCAACGACCCGCAGGAGGCCACGGAGCGGCGCAACATCGTGCTGCAGCGCATGGCCGAGGTCGGCGACATCTCGCGGGCGGAGGCCGACAAGGCCAGGAAGAAGCCGCTCGGCCTGGACATCAGCAAGCCGAAGAACGGCTGCATCACGGCCGTGAAGGGCGCGGGCTTCTTCTGCGACTACGTGCGAGAGGTGTTCCTGAACGACCCGGTCTTCGGCAAGACCAAGGAGGACCGGGCCAAGATCTGGAACCAGGGCGGTCTGACGATCCGGACGACGATGGACCCGCAGGCCCAGAAGTCGGTCCAGACCTCCGTGAAGCGGCACGTCAACCAGACGGACGACGTGGCCACCGCCGCCACCATCGTGGAACCCGGCACGGGCGAGATCCTCGCCATGGGCCAGTCGAGGCCGTACGGGCTCGACACCAAGAAGAACGAGACGTCGATCAACCTCTCGGTCGACGAGTCCATGGGCGGGGGCGCGGGCTACCAGCCCGGTTCGACGTTCAAACCGTTCGTCGCCGCGGCCGCACTCGAGGACGGCATGTCCCCGACAAAGTCGTACTCCGCGCCGTACGAGATGGAGTACCCGAGCCCGATCTCGGTCTGCGGCGGCAAGAACTGGGTGAACACCGACGGTACGAAGCTCACCAACGAGAACGAGTCCGAGGTCGGCCCGTACTCGATGAAGAAGGCGACCGCGCTGTCGGTCAACACCTACTTCGTGCAGATGATCGCGGACATCGGCATCTGCCCCGTGACGAAGATGGCCGGGAAGATGGGCGTCGAGCGGGCCGACGGCGGCAAGATCGGCCAGAACCCGTCGATCGCGCTGGGCACCCAGGAGATGTCCCCGCTGACCATGGCGAACGCGTACGCGACCTTCGCCTCGCGCGGGATGTACTGCACGCCGGTCGCCATCGAGTCCATCACCCAGCGGGTCGGCGGGAAGTCGAAGTCGCTGGAAGTGCCGAAGTCGACGTGCTCGCGCGCGATGTCCGAGAACACCGCCGACACCATCAACACCCTGCTCAGGGGCGTGGTCGAGGACGGTACGGGTACGGAGGCCGGCCTCGGCAGCCGCGCCAGCGCCGGTAAGACGGGTACGACGGACTTCCGTTACGCGGCCTGGTTCGTCGGCTACACCCCGAACATGGCCGGCGCCGTCTGGGTCGGTGACCCCGCGCACAAGCGCCGCATGGTGAACATCACCATCGGCGGCGAGTGGCACAGCAAGGTCTTCGGCGGCCAGGTCCCGGGCCCGATCTGGCGCGACATGATGTCCGGCGCGCTGGAGGGCAAGCCCGGCCCCGACTTCAACTACGTCCGCATCCCCGACGACCGTCCGGCGGACCCCGGCCGTGGGAACGACGACAACGGCAACGGGGGGAACGAAGACGACAACGGCAACGGCGATGACGGGTTCTTCGGCGGCACCGTCGGCGGCACCTTCCCGACCCCGGAGTTCTCGATCCCGGAGGGCTGGATCCGCGGCCAGTCGAACGGCGGGAACAACGGGAACGGCAACGGTGGCGGCTTCGGGTGA
- a CDS encoding GatB/YqeY domain-containing protein, whose translation MTTLKSKLQEDLNAAIKERDGLRSSTLRLTLTAITKEEVAGKEKRELSDDEVLKVITKEAKKRREAADAFAQGGRPESAEREKAEGEILAEYLPKQLSDEELKQIVVQAVEEARAAGAEGPRAMGQVMKIVNPKVAGLAEGGRVAAVVKQQLAGG comes from the coding sequence ATGACCACGCTCAAGTCGAAGCTGCAGGAAGACCTCAACGCCGCGATCAAGGAGCGCGATGGGCTCCGCTCCTCGACGCTCCGGCTGACGCTCACCGCGATCACCAAGGAGGAGGTCGCGGGCAAGGAGAAGCGCGAGCTCTCCGACGACGAGGTGCTCAAGGTGATCACCAAGGAGGCGAAGAAGCGCCGCGAGGCCGCGGACGCCTTCGCCCAGGGCGGTCGTCCCGAGTCGGCGGAGCGGGAGAAGGCGGAGGGAGAGATCCTCGCCGAGTACCTGCCCAAGCAGTTGTCCGACGAGGAGCTGAAGCAGATCGTCGTCCAGGCCGTCGAGGAGGCGCGGGCAGCCGGCGCCGAGGGTCCGCGAGCGATGGGCCAGGTCATGAAGATCGTCAACCCGAAGGTGGCCGGTCTGGCCGAGGGGGGCCGCGTCGCCGCCGTCGTCAAGCAGCAGCTCGCGGGGGGCTGA
- a CDS encoding metallophosphoesterase has protein sequence MRARYGVPLGMAAAGAAGVLYAAGFEARSFRLRRLTVPVLPPGVRPLRILQVSDIHMVSGQRKKQRWLRSLAGLRPDFVINTGDNLSDPEGVPEVLDALGPLMEFPGAYVFGSNDYYGPRLRNPARYLLEKAHGRHGLNGNRPVVGAIHNPWEDLRDGFDGAGWLNLTNTRGTLKIEGMSIELTGVDDPHIKRDRYAHVAGGPSDSADLSLGVVHAPYLRSLDAFTADGYPLILAGHTHGGQLCIPFYGALVTNCDLDTDRVKGLSTHTADGHTAYLHVSAGCGTNRYTPVRFACPPEASLLTLVGREG, from the coding sequence ATGCGAGCGCGATACGGAGTACCTCTGGGGATGGCGGCGGCCGGTGCCGCCGGTGTGTTGTACGCGGCGGGTTTCGAGGCCCGCTCCTTCCGGCTGCGGCGGTTGACGGTGCCGGTGCTGCCACCGGGCGTGCGCCCTCTGCGCATACTCCAGGTCTCCGACATCCACATGGTGAGCGGACAGCGCAAGAAGCAGCGCTGGCTGCGTTCTCTGGCCGGGCTGCGCCCCGACTTCGTGATCAACACCGGGGACAACCTCTCCGACCCCGAGGGTGTCCCGGAGGTGCTGGACGCACTGGGCCCGCTGATGGAGTTCCCGGGGGCGTACGTCTTCGGCTCGAACGACTACTACGGCCCGAGGCTGCGCAACCCCGCCCGGTATCTCCTGGAGAAGGCCCATGGCCGCCACGGTCTGAACGGCAACAGGCCGGTGGTCGGCGCCATCCACAACCCGTGGGAGGACCTGAGGGACGGCTTCGACGGGGCGGGCTGGCTCAACCTCACCAACACCCGCGGCACGCTGAAGATCGAGGGCATGTCGATCGAGCTCACCGGCGTCGACGACCCACACATCAAGCGCGACCGCTACGCCCACGTGGCCGGCGGCCCGTCCGACTCCGCCGACCTCTCCCTGGGCGTCGTCCACGCCCCCTACCTGCGCTCCCTCGACGCGTTCACCGCAGACGGCTACCCCCTCATCCTCGCCGGCCACACCCACGGCGGCCAGCTCTGTATCCCGTTCTACGGCGCCCTCGTCACCAACTGCGACCTCGACACGGACCGCGTGAAGGGCCTCTCCACGCATACGGCCGACGGCCACACGGCGTACCTGCACGTCTCAGCCGGCTGCGGGACGAACCGCTACACACCGGTGAGGTTCGCTTGCCCGCCGGAGGCTTCGCTGCTGACGTTGGTGGGGCGGGAGGGGTAG